From the genome of Agromyces intestinalis:
GGCGCGCTCGAGGTGCGCGACGTCGCCGCTCCCGAGGCGGGGCCGGGCGAGGTGCTCGTGCGCGTGCACACCGTCGGGGTGTGCGGATCCGACATCCACATGTGGCACGACTCCCAGTCGAAGAGCTCGGTCGGCATCCTGCCGGTCACGCTCGGTCACGAGTCGGCCGGCGTCATCGCCGCGGTCGGCCCCGATGTCGAGGGCTGGGTCGTCGGCGACCGCGTCGTGTGCGAGACCGCCGCGAGCATCTGCGGCGTGTGCGCGCTTTGCCGCGCCGGCCGATACAACCTCTGCCCGTTCCGCGAGGGCTACGGGCTCAAGCGCGACGGGGCGATGGCCGAATACGTCGTCGCCGAGCCCCGGGTGCTGCACCGCATCCCCGACGGCGTGAGCTTCGCCGCCGCCGCGATGACCGAGCCCTACGCCGTGGCGTACAACGCGCTCATCGAGCGGGTCGGCGTCAAGCCCGGCGCGCTCGTCGTGATCCAGGGCGCCGGCGCGATCGGCATCAACGCGCTGCAGCTGGCGGTGCTCGCAGGAGCGGGCACGACCGTGGTGCTCGGCACCTCGGTCGACGCGCACCGCCTCGCTCGGGCGAGCGAGCTCGGCGCCGACCACGTCGTCGACATCACGAGCGAGGACCCGGCCGAGCTCATCGGCCGCCTGCACGACGGCCTGGGGGCCGACGTCGTCGTCGACGCGACCGGGGTGAGCGCCGCGCTGCAGCAGAGCATGCAACTCGTGCGCCCCGGCGGCGAGATCGCCAAGGTCGGCTGGGGCCCGCAGCCGCTCGGCTTCACGCTCGACCCGCTCGTCAAGAAGGCCGCGACGCTCTACGGCTGCTACTCGCACACCTGGTCGACGTGGGAGGCCGTGCTGCGTCTCTTCGCCGCGGGGCGCCTGCACCCCGAATCGATCATCGGCGGCGCCTACCCCGTCGAGGAGTGGGAGACGGCGTTCGGCGCCATGCAGCGCGGCGAGCACATCAAGTCGGTGCTGCGCATGCCGTTCGGCCTCGAGAGCGAGGCCGACCGATGAGCGGCGACCGCCTGCGTGTGGGCGTGCTCGGCGTCGGCGCGGTCGCGCAGGCCGTGCACCTGCCGCTGCTCGCGCGGCGGCCCGATCTCTTCGAGATCGCGGCGATCTGCGACCTCTCGGCCGAACTCGTCAACGCGATGGGCGACCGGTTCGGCATCGCCTCGGCGCGCCGGTTCACCGCCTACGAGGACATGCTCGCTGCCGGGGGCCTCGACGCGGTCATGATCCTCTCGCGCGGCTCGCACGCCGAGCCCGTGCTGCAGGCCTGGCGGGCCGGGCTGCCGGTGTTCTGCGAGAAGCCGCTCGCCTACACCGTCGCCGAGGTCGACGAGCTGCTCGCGGCCGAGCCGGCGGGGCGGCCCGCGATCCTGCTGGGCTACATGAAGCAGTACGACCCGGCGGTCATCGCGGCATCCGAGCTGGTGGCGCAGCTCGACGACGTGCGCAGCGTCGAGGTGACCGTGCTGCATCCGCCGAGCGCACCCCAGCTCGCGATCGCCCGCATCGTCACCCCCTCATCGCCGCCGCCGGCCGAGGTCGTGGCCGCGCAGGAGGCCGAGGACGACCGCCTGCGTCGCATCGCGGTGGGCGAGGCCGACCTCGACGTGTGGCGCACCTACCGCGTGCCCCTGGTCGGCAGCCTCGCGCACGACCTCTCGGTGATGCGCAGCCTCGGCACGATCCCCGCGGCCGTCGAGTACGCCGACGTGTGGCGGCAGTCATCGGCTTCGCAGGTGCGCGACATCTCGCGCGACCGGCGCTCGATGGGCGAGGTGCCGCCGCAGGTCGCGGCGTCGGGGATCCTTGAGAACGGCGGGCGGTTCCGGCTGGCGTGGCACTACCTGCCCGACTTCCCGGCGTACCGCGAGACGGTGCGCGTCATCCACGGCGCGGGCGTGCTCGAGCTGGTCTTCCCCTCGCCCTACCTGCTGCACGCGCCCACCGAGCTGACGGTCTCGACCCTCGACGACGGCGCCGAGCGCCGGGTGATCCGCCGCAGCGTCACCGAGGCGTTCGAGACGCAGCTCGAGGCGTTCGCGGCGATGGTGCGCGACGGCGCCGAGCCGCGCAGCGGCCTCGCGGGCGGGCGGGCCGACATCGTCGACTGCCAGCGCATCATCGCGGCCTGGACCGGGCCGCGGGGCATTCCCGTCGGCGGGGAGATCGGCGCGCGCATCGCGCTCGATCGTTCGCCGGCCGATGCCGTCGAGGCGGTGCACTGATGGCTCGCCGGGTGGGACTCATCGGGTTCGGGCTCGCCGGCCGCGTCTTCCACGGCCCGCTGATCGCGGCCGAGCCGGCGCTCGAGCTCGCGGCGATCGTCACGAGCGATCCCGAGCGGGCGGCGGACGCCTCACGCAGGCATCCGGGCGCCGAGATCGTTCCGGATGCCTCGGAGCTGCTGTCGCGCGACGACCTCGACCTCGTGGTCGTCGCGGCCCCCACGCCCAGGCACCTCGAGCTCGCCACGCGCTTCATCGAGGCCGGTTTCGCGACCGTCGTCGACAAGCCGCTCGCGGTGCGCGCCGACGACGCCGAGCAGCTGGTGTCCACGGCCGAGTCGCGCGGCGTGCCGCTGACCGTGTTCCAGAACCGGCGCTGGGACGGCGACTTCCTCACCGTGCGCCGGCTCGTCGAGACGGGCGAGCTCGGCGACGTGTGGCGCTTCGAATCGCGCTTCGAGTGGATCAGTTCGCGGCCGCGGCCCGAATGGAAGTCGGGCACCCCGGGCGCCGAGGGCGGCGGGGTCGCCTACGACCTCGGCTCGCACCTGATCGACCAGGCGATCCGGCT
Proteins encoded in this window:
- a CDS encoding Gfo/Idh/MocA family protein produces the protein MSGDRLRVGVLGVGAVAQAVHLPLLARRPDLFEIAAICDLSAELVNAMGDRFGIASARRFTAYEDMLAAGGLDAVMILSRGSHAEPVLQAWRAGLPVFCEKPLAYTVAEVDELLAAEPAGRPAILLGYMKQYDPAVIAASELVAQLDDVRSVEVTVLHPPSAPQLAIARIVTPSSPPPAEVVAAQEAEDDRLRRIAVGEADLDVWRTYRVPLVGSLAHDLSVMRSLGTIPAAVEYADVWRQSSASQVRDISRDRRSMGEVPPQVAASGILENGGRFRLAWHYLPDFPAYRETVRVIHGAGVLELVFPSPYLLHAPTELTVSTLDDGAERRVIRRSVTEAFETQLEAFAAMVRDGAEPRSGLAGGRADIVDCQRIIAAWTGPRGIPVGGEIGARIALDRSPADAVEAVH
- a CDS encoding Gfo/Idh/MocA family oxidoreductase; protein product: MARRVGLIGFGLAGRVFHGPLIAAEPALELAAIVTSDPERAADASRRHPGAEIVPDASELLSRDDLDLVVVAAPTPRHLELATRFIEAGFATVVDKPLAVRADDAEQLVSTAESRGVPLTVFQNRRWDGDFLTVRRLVETGELGDVWRFESRFEWISSRPRPEWKSGTPGAEGGGVAYDLGSHLIDQAIRLFGPVADVYGELDVRRDGGVNDDDAFIALTHASGVRSHLAMASLVAQRGFRFRVLGSDSAYTKWGLDPQEAQLAGGMSPLDDGYGVTPPDADGRLGRDGETSPVPTERGGYREFYRGVAAALETGGAMPVDPRDAIEPIRIIEALQARA
- a CDS encoding zinc-dependent alcohol dehydrogenase, giving the protein MRALVKYANEDGALEVRDVAAPEAGPGEVLVRVHTVGVCGSDIHMWHDSQSKSSVGILPVTLGHESAGVIAAVGPDVEGWVVGDRVVCETAASICGVCALCRAGRYNLCPFREGYGLKRDGAMAEYVVAEPRVLHRIPDGVSFAAAAMTEPYAVAYNALIERVGVKPGALVVIQGAGAIGINALQLAVLAGAGTTVVLGTSVDAHRLARASELGADHVVDITSEDPAELIGRLHDGLGADVVVDATGVSAALQQSMQLVRPGGEIAKVGWGPQPLGFTLDPLVKKAATLYGCYSHTWSTWEAVLRLFAAGRLHPESIIGGAYPVEEWETAFGAMQRGEHIKSVLRMPFGLESEADR